In Stanieria sp. NIES-3757, the DNA window GGAAGTTAAGGTTTCATTTTCCCAGCTTTGATTTTTATGTAAAACCCAACCAATTTTTTGCGTTAATTTGGCATAATTAATTGATTCTTCTGGAGTTAATTCAACTAAAATGGGATAATAAAGATAGGGAACTAATGCACCTTGAGCGATCGCATCAGCTAAACTAAATTCTGGGGGAATAATTTCACCAAAATAATTAAAAACCGCTTCAGTACCATTCTCATCAAAATATCTTTCGGGAGTAGCCGATAAAGCCAGACGTAAACCAATATTACGAGGTAAACTTGCTGCGGAATGAATTGAACCTAAATTATGTGCTTCATCACCAACAATTAAAGTTTTGGCAGGAAAAAATTTTAACTGAGATTGAAAACTCTCGCTAATTAAAGTCGAATTAGTGGTAATAATGGTTAAAAAATTTTGATTCCCAGCACGAATATTATAGAGTTGATTAGCTAATTCTCTCTCCCAATCATCAACTCGATTCATCGCTAAGATTGATTGTAAATTAAACTTTTGGCATTCTCTTTGCCATTGCACTACTAAATGACGAAAAGGACAAACAATTAATAAAACTTGTAAACCAATTTTGTGATAAAGTTCAGTTGCGATCGCTAAAGCAATGATAGTTTTACCACTACCAGTTGCCATTTTTAATGTACCTCTACCTTTATTTCTAAACCAATTAACTACAGCTTGTTGTTGATAATTTCTTAACTGAATTAAAGTTGGTATGACGGGTATTCCAACAGGTTGATATTGATAATTACTGCCAGATTCAGCAACTCTATTTAATTTATATTTCTTTTCGTATTCAGCAGCTAATTTTCCCCAATTAATCGTAGCCAAAAAATTATCATCATATTCGTGTTTATCTGTGTTCATCTCTAGACTAATACGATCAAAAATATTTTGATTACTCGCCAACAACACAATTTTCCCTTACTCT includes these proteins:
- a CDS encoding type III restriction protein res subunit; amino-acid sequence: MLLASNQNIFDRISLEMNTDKHEYDDNFLATINWGKLAAEYEKKYKLNRVAESGSNYQYQPVGIPVIPTLIQLRNYQQQAVVNWFRNKGRGTLKMATGSGKTIIALAIATELYHKIGLQVLLIVCPFRHLVVQWQRECQKFNLQSILAMNRVDDWERELANQLYNIRAGNQNFLTIITTNSTLISESFQSQLKFFPAKTLIVGDEAHNLGSIHSAASLPRNIGLRLALSATPERYFDENGTEAVFNYFGEIIPPEFSLADAIAQGALVPYLYYPILVELTPEESINYAKLTQKIGWVLHKNQSWENETLTSLLTKRSRLIGAAENKLKALKELMETRLNTSHTLFYCGDGYVDNYHLAYRRQIEAVTRILGKELGYRVNTYTNDTSLEIREQLRLQFERGELQGLIAIRCLDEGVDIPGIKTAVILASTTNPRQFIQRRGRILRPHPGKKQATLFDMIVMPPDLDRNTWEVERNLLRKELNRFVEFANLASNSSEALNKLLTLQEQYQLLD